The genomic stretch CGCAGCGGGACGAGCGCGGTAGCGTGTTCCGCTATCACTCACCGGCGACCGACGTTGCCGCTTGGCTGGCCATGCGCGCGGCAGGACAATCTTTGACGGCATGGTTAACCGACCGGTTATGGAGCAAGCTTAGCGCCAGGAAGCCGATGGCGATTTTCTCCTCGATCGAAAGGTACCGAGGTCGCCTTCGCCAGGCTGTCCTTGTGCATCCGCGACCTTGCGCGCGTCGGACAAATGCTGCAAAAGGGCCGATACAACAATAGTCAGGTGATACCGGCAGGAGTGGTCGAGGACATTGCCCGTGGTGCCGATGCGAAAGCCTTCGAAGGCGGTGGATTCAAGACACGCAAAGGCTGGTCCTATCGCAGCCAGTGGTGGGTCAACCCAAATTTTCCGCGCTCTTTCGGCGCCCATGGTGCATTCGGCCAGTTGCTGTACGTGTTCCCGGAACACGATCTGGTGATCGCTAAGTTTGGCTCACATCCGAACCCATTGAGCTCGGTCACTGATCCGGTGCATTTCCAAGCGTTCGCCGCATTGATTCAACATCTGCAATTAAGCGTGAAGTAATTGTTCGAGAATGCTCCAAATCCAGCGCAATAAAGGACGAAACACTTACTGTTGCCTGTCTCGATTCTAATCACTACATCACGCTGTCCGCCGTTGCCGTAGCGGCTGGAAGACTGGGCGGCAAGAATACTGAAACGCGTAGCGTGTTTATTAACTTCAAGTGAGCTGCGCAAAAACGCTGTTTCTATGAATAGTGAACTATCTTCGTGTCGTGTTGGCTTTTTCACGAATCAATCGGGCCTACAACTTACGGAACGCCAACGATGCGTGCCATAGCTGGCTGAGTCAGTCGCAAAATATGAGCAAGAAACAATTGCCGCAGCGGGATACGTCCACTTTCCCGCATTGCGTGGGAAGACCGAATTGGCGAGAAGAACTCTCGGGACAAAGTTGCAATGGGACTGCAGATTCTAATCTGGATATGTAATTTGTATTACGCTGGAATTGATGGAATTACTGATTGAGTAAGGGCTCGAATGAATGACTGAACCAAAGAATGACCACTGTGAAGAACGTAGGCCCATTCTGGTATATCCGCTTGGCGGCGCACCACAAACAGGCTCATAGCTCGCCTCGTGGCGCCAGGAGTTCTATGGATACGCATGCCCATGCCGTTTGTACTGTCACACATTAATCTTTGGGCGATTGAAGATGGCAACGGCTGGGCCATCGTCGATACAGGCCTGCGGACAAGTGACACTACAGCCGCGTGGCGGAAGTTGTTTTCGGGCGCACTCGGAACGAGAGGGGCTTCGCGTGTTCTGGTCACGCACATGCATCCAGATCACATTGGCATGGCAGGTTGGTTGACACGCAAATTTAATTGTCGGCTATGGATGACACGCTTGGAATACTTGTCATGCCGAACGCTTGTTGCTGACACAGGTCGCGAGGCTCCAGAGGACGGCATACGCTTTTATGAGGCGGCTGGATGGGATGAGAATGCCATTGAGCACTACCGTACACGATTCGGCAATTTCGGAAAAATGACGCATGCTTTACCGGACAGCTATCGCCGCTTGCAAGATAGAGAATCTATTACCATTGGCGATCACCAGTGGATAGTTGTAGTGGGTAACGGCCATTCGCCCGAGCACGCCAGTTTGTATTGCCCTGATCTCAAGCTTCTGATTTCTGGTGATCAGGTGCTACCGCGAATTTCCTCAAACGTGTCGGTCTTCCCGACCGAGCCAGATGCAAACCCATTGGAAGATTGGATGGCTTCGATTGAAAAAATCAAACGCGAAGTTCCCAATGATGTGCTCGTGCTACCTGCGCATAACGAACCATTCCGTGAATTGCATGCACGACTCGATTACCTCGCGTCTAGCCAGACGAGTGCAATTGAGCGATTGCGAACTGCACTGCAGCAGCCAAAGCGCGCAGTCGATGTCTTCGATGCGCTATTCTCTCGGCAAATCGCTTTGGATGATCACACTCAACTCGGCTTGGCCACTGGCGAGAGTGTCGCCCACCTCAATTACTTGATTCATCGCGGCGAGGCCATTGCGCAACTCGATGTTGATGGTGTCGCTTGGTATCAAATTGTACGTTGACGACCTTGCCTGTTGCTACGCGGCATGGATTACCCGCGCTACGCGAGTCCTGATACCCAGCCGTTAGCGCAACACAGCATTGTTTCAGAAACGAAAATTGAAAAAAATACTGGGTACCTGTAATCGCGCACACTTGGGTAATTCAGCTCGCGAATCAACACTGATATGCATCTAAAGGACCAGGCTCCTTGTCTTGGAAACGACTCAGAAATTCAAGCGTGTAGTACTGGGCAAGACCTTCAAGGACGGAGAGCGATCCGACCGCAGAAAGGCATTGGTTGAGGCAATACGAACACCAATGACGTTTGTAGTTCCCCGCTGCACACTCCTTCCGGTCCGTCCTCAAACCCCAATCGATTGGCCAGATCGTTGTGTATTCCGATAACGTTAGTCGTGGGATAATGTTGAATGGGCCGTTAGCTCAGTTGGTTAGAGCAGAGGACTTAGCGAAGGAAGCCTACACGCGGATTCGCGCATGGCGTCTTTCAATGGGTTGCGCCAGGCAAGTTCACTCTGTCTGGACGTAG from Betaproteobacteria bacterium encodes the following:
- a CDS encoding serine hydrolase; this encodes MCIRDLARVGQMLQKGRYNNSQVIPAGVVEDIARGADAKAFEGGGFKTRKGWSYRSQWWVNPNFPRSFGAHGAFGQLLYVFPEHDLVIAKFGSHPNPLSSVTDPVHFQAFAALIQHLQLSVK
- a CDS encoding MBL fold metallo-hydrolase, which translates into the protein MPMPFVLSHINLWAIEDGNGWAIVDTGLRTSDTTAAWRKLFSGALGTRGASRVLVTHMHPDHIGMAGWLTRKFNCRLWMTRLEYLSCRTLVADTGREAPEDGIRFYEAAGWDENAIEHYRTRFGNFGKMTHALPDSYRRLQDRESITIGDHQWIVVVGNGHSPEHASLYCPDLKLLISGDQVLPRISSNVSVFPTEPDANPLEDWMASIEKIKREVPNDVLVLPAHNEPFRELHARLDYLASSQTSAIERLRTALQQPKRAVDVFDALFSRQIALDDHTQLGLATGESVAHLNYLIHRGEAIAQLDVDGVAWYQIVR